ACATTTCTTACTTTACGGGAATCCATTACTAAACATGGTCCTCTGGGTATCTATAAGTCTGTTTATCTGGCTCGCAATATTAtgaacacacacacctacacacacaaacatacacacacacacacacacacacacacacacacatatatatatatatatatatatatatatatatatatatatatatatatatatatatatatatatatatatatatatacacaacaacaacaacagcaaccgacccaaccgtttctagtccactgcaggacaagcgcctcagacatgtccttattcatgtctggggtatgaccagtattcatcaacacgctggtcactgcggattggtaatggtggaagaCTTTACTTTAATCGTTCAAagcaaacaaatctagtatgggtggccccgaatagtaaagctttgctgatcaactaagaaatatatatatatatatatatatatatatatatatatatatatatatatagatatatatatatatatatatatatatatatatatatatatatatatatatatatatatatatatatatatatatatatatatatatatatattgtatatctgaggccttagtcctgcagtggattagaatcggctgcatttgttgtttgtagtTCTATATTAAGTGTCGTTTGTTTCTGTAGTCACCAGCCGTTAGGAAAAACCACTTGATCTCCATTTTCTTTCGGTCCCTCCAATTTAGGGGTCACCACAACGGATCATCTGTATCCATCTACTTCTATCCTCTGAATCCTCCTTTGGTACGCCAACTTCCCCCATATCTTCTCTTATTGAATACCATTACTCTCCTCTTGATCCTTCCTCTCCTTCTCCTGGCTCTATGCTTAACATACTCCTCCCGACAGAGGCTACTCTTCTCCCCTTTTCTCCACATGTCTGAACCACTTTAGTCTTGCTTCTCTTGCTTTCTCTTCAAACTGATTTACAGTGAGGACCTCAACATTTTCATTTCTGCTAATTCCCATCTCTGCTTTTTGCGTGAATCCAGGAGTAAGTAAAGACACAATTACTGACACATTACTCACTGCTGATTATAGCGAAAGCGTATGCATTCAAGGTATTCAAAGGACTCAAAATTACCCAGATTTTCATCAAATATTCTGTTATGGAGTAGCAATTATTTTTATAATCCAGTGAAAAAGGGCTATTTCATTTTCTCTCCTATATAACAACGTTAAGTAAAAAGGAAAACAATCTCaagaatttattataaaaatttaaataaacaatgaGGATATTTGAATAGCATTGTAAATACATTGTATAATTTAATCAAATATGCACTATTTATAGTGGAATGAAACTTATAAACTGGCGTTGCAAAAGGTAGGGTCATAATTTCTGCTTCTATCATCTGCTGTACCTAATTATTCACTTGAGAAAGAAGATGGGAATCAAAATTGGATTTGAAACGAAAACTTTCATGAAGTTTAAACTTGAAAGATATCCACTATAGGTAAGCTGGGTCTTCAGGTCATAGTTTCAGTACAATGGGATTTCTAAATCATACACATTGCTCAAGGTGGTATCAAATGTTTACATTGTCCTCCAAAGGGACTTCCAGGCGTTATCTCTTTCCCAGGAGGGTTTCCAGTGGTAATCCCTCCTCCAAAAGGGTTTTAAGGCTTTTCTTCTCTCTCAAGATTTCCAGTACGTAGTCGTTTTCTGGATATTTATCTAGACTTGCCTTCTACAAGATATAGTTTCCAAGGCTTGTCATATTTCCAAGACTGTTTCTTTGAGCTACATACTTTTCCTTTgagggaaaatatgaaaatttccaataaaaaaccCTTTCTCCGGGGGTTTTAGATTTCAATTTCCAAAGATTCTTCttttataacttatttttcttAAGATAGTCTTTTGTTTTCAGGGACGTCCAAATATAGTTTCCAGACCTTATCCATCTTTCAAAACGAATTTCCAGAGCTTTAATTCTATAAACTTTCAAAAGAAGATAGTTTTCTATATACACCTCATATCCACTAACTTTCCAAAGGCCTAAGCCTAACACCTGTGACAGGACATCACATGAGGGTTTCCTGGACTTAACTTTTCCCCAAGGGGTTTCAAGGTTTTACACATTTCCCAAGGGGTTTTTCGGAGCCGAGGAGGATTAATACTAGCTTACCCCTTCCCATCGAGGGTTCAAGGACTTTCCCCTTTCCCACAGTGGGTTCCCGGAACTTGCCCCCTTGCCCAAGGGACTCTTCCAGAGACAATAACTTCACGCAGGTACCTCTGGCGATTCCATAAGCCTTCCCCTCTTGTAAGGGTGGATAATGTGGCAATTACTATCCCTGAGTGTTCGTTAACAGTCGCATTTTGAATGATATTACAAGGAAAAGAAGAGGAATATTACTTCCTGCAGCAGGTTACTGCACAATACAGGAGCATATTACACCATTCAGTAAGATGTTACGACTCAGAACGATGCTCATATTCTAACGCTCTTTGATCTAACGCTCTTTCTCTTCGATCTAGCGGTCTTTGATCTAACACACTTCGATCGAACACACTTCGATCGAACACACTTCGATCTGACACACTTTGATCTAACGCTCTTCGATCTAATACTCCTTTTCTTTGATCTAATGCTCTTCGATCTAACGCTCATCGATCTAACGCACTTCGAACTAATGCACTTCTTTGATCTAACGCTCTTCGATCTAACACTCTTCAATCTAATGCTATTCGATCTAACGCTCTTCAATCCAATGCACTTCGATGTAATGCACTTCGATATAAAGCTCTTCACTCTAATGCTCTTCACTCTAACGCACTTCGATCTAACACTCCTTGATCAAACACACTTCGATCTAAAGTTTTTCGATCTAATGCACTTCTATCTAACACTCTTTGATCTAATGGTCTTTGCTCTGACGCACTTCGATCTAACGCTCTACGATCTAATGCATTTCGCTCTAACGCTTTTCGATCTAACGCCCTTTGATTTAACACTCATCTATCTAACGCACTTCGATTTAAAGCTCTTCGCTCTTATGCGCTTCGATCTAACGCTCTTCAATCTAACACTCTTCACTCTAAAGCAATTCGATCAATCGCACTTCGCTCTATCGCACTTTGCTCTAACGCTCTTCGCTCTAATGCTCTTCGCTCTAACCCTCTTTGCTCTAACGCGCTTTGATCCAATGCTCTTCGCTCTAACGCACTTTGATATAATGCTCTTCGATCTAACGCAGTTCACTCTAATGCGCTTTGCTCTAACGCTCTTCGATCTTGTTGCTATATCGTGTTCAATTTTTAtcctatttgcatgaaactatgtcaaaatgttcataattcaatAGTGATATAAAACATGATTTAGTGATGCCATTAccattgtttgtgtatttatttgtttgtatgtatgagtATTTGTGAttggcataactcaaaaactatttgacctaatcttatgaaatttggtgggatgattggccatgatccaacgacaatttgattagattttggaataaTTGagacaaaggtcaaggtaaaggaaacgaaaaggtctttttgctatagcgtggtcaatttttatacgatttgcatgaaactagtgccaaaatgtccaTAATTGAAAAGGAGAAGGTATGCGCTCTTAGAGTGCCCGATATAGTTCTAAATATATTTGTCAAGACATAAATGTTGTGCCATAAATCGATTGATATTTTCAGCTTGGGAGTAAATGAATGtcttataatgtttatttttacatatactgtactcacATAAACTCATACAcgtcatatacatacacatcttaTTAAGTATTTACATAAATACCTTAATATCAAATTGAAAATCCTGTATTCATATACAACCACATGCACACCGAGTACTCATACACATTCTACCACATATGCATTTGCATAGACATGCCAATATCCTATTAACAAGCCGTCGATTAAAAAAAGGCAGCAAATTCATTTCCAGTTCGAATAACAACGAAGGTCCCCGAGCGCGAAATGGCAATGATACAACATCGCACCCAGGAGGAACCACATCTGGAGAATTGGAAATTAATTAAATGCATCACAGCCAGCGCAGTTTAGCTATACACCTGAGATTTCGCTTTGCCACACAAATTAAAAACGGAGTCATAATACTGATCAGgtgtagagctctctctctctctctctctctctctctctctctctctctctctctctctctctctctctctggaaaaggacagggagaaggggggggggggagttggtgaGACGTTTGATAATCGTACCAAGAGTGAGAGATCATATGATATTTTTGCTGAAAGTTATTCAACTGCAGTGGGACGCAGACGggacgaaaaaaagaaaaatcgtgaagaaaaaattatcatacacacacacactctctctctctctctctctctctctctctctctctctctctctctctctctctctctctcaacaggtcgCAAACGGGTACATAAAAAGAGAGAAAGCGGAAGAAAGATACAATCATCAgataggagctctctctctctctctctctctctctctctctctctctctctctctctctctctctctctctctctccaaatagctGTCACTCATCAAACCATACAATTTAATATGTCTCAAGATGATTTATATTTCAATCAAAAACTTATTCAGaattaagtaaatatattcatgtatttactaTATTCACTAAAaactacatatactgtaaatacataatatttatttgtaaatgtaaGATTGAGTATTGATgcgcggtagatggagatggtttgggcgtgctcttcgcactcctcaagagagattagttcatcaaacgttcagctgggctccacaaggcactagaagagttggaagaacccaggcctacgtggctgaagacAATaaggcgcgaagtaggagatgatgaaaggagaggtattcaattaaaagctcctgatagagacgactggcgaaatctacctgaggccctttgcgtcaataggcgtagggggagatgatggtgatgatgatgagtgaAATCTAACGAAAGTTGCGCGGAGCCTCAATTTGGTAACAacgtataaaaaataaataattatcattttattttactgTAAAACGAAAATAAAAGAGAATCAAAGTCTGGAATTAATAATAGCCAAGTCAGAGACAGTTGTATACAAGAAATACAACTTCCTCTGACTTAATTAATTTAAGATTTGATTGTGTTTTCGTTTTACAATCTCATCTCATTTTAAAAAATCAAGACAACAAATTATCTATGAAATAGggaattaaaaatatcaaatagttcccaAAATTAAACTCTCAAGGAATACGAAATATCAAACAGGACCTAGAAATAAACTCTAAGGTAATTTAAAATATCAAATACTACCAAGAATTAAACTCCCGGGGAATTTAAAATATCCAACAGGACCAAGAATTAAACTCTCTTTCATAGGATCAAATCCAACTCTTTCTCTCTGTCCTTTCCTATTCATCATTTGCCTCTGGTCCGGTATGCAtacgtacagtcggacacaggaactCCTGGTAAACTCTGCTATGAAGAAGTGCACCCTTTCATACCCATACTATGCGGTCATTTCCTATGGTTGGATCTACACACTACCTCTACCATCTTCCCCTTTTTGGTCTCTCATCGCGCAGTAAGGGTAtgaaagggtgcacttcctcaggatGAGTTGTGCCAAGAATTCCTCTGTCCAACTGTACAGAAGGTtgcacagaaaaaaatattaaagatttaacggccgctcatgaatggcagaggcaagggacagtgacattgcccaatcaagcaggacaatgccttagagactgaccatatatacatgtgctcagcgcccaaggctcctctccacccaagctaggaccaaggaggactaggcaatggctgctgatgactcagcaggcagacctacagGTTAACCCCACACCCATCCCACAtcctttagctcataaggattgtgaaggttgcagcgagcaaaggaactgacgaatctgagcgggactcgaaccccagtctggcattcaccaatcaTGTACGTTACTACATCAACCACCACAAAAATTAAGAGCAAGAATAGTAATATAATTAACCAAACTTATCATAACTTACtcgagagagagttattaaaacaAGTCAACTCATTAACCCCGAGATTGAGTTAACCCACAGTCCTCGTTAAACACAACACTGGATCCTCAGAGGATCTCAAGAACAAGGGCGTCTCACAGGAAGGTGGTGATCCCGCTGACGGGTGACTAACGTTGAATGTGTACCTAAACAGAATAACATGACTCAACATCCTTTTCACAGC
The DNA window shown above is from Palaemon carinicauda isolate YSFRI2023 chromosome 29, ASM3689809v2, whole genome shotgun sequence and carries:
- the LOC137622555 gene encoding uncharacterized protein; protein product: MASKVRKIIFVLENLKFLVFKESFGIIKVSVSIGCKNDAHILTLFDLTLFLFDLAVFDLTHFDRTHFDRTHFDLTHFDLTLFDLILLFFDLMLFDLTLIDLTHFELMHFFDLTLFDLTLFNLMLFDLTLFNPMHFDVMHFDIKLFTLMLFTLTHFDLTLLDQTHFDLKFFDLMHFYLTLFDLMVFALTHFDLTLYDLMHFALTLFDLTPFDLTLIYLTHFDLKLFALMRFDLTLFNLTLFTLKQFDQSHFALSHFALTLFALMLFALTLFALTRFDPMLFALTHFDIMLFDLTQFTLMRFALTLFDLVAISCSIFILFA